The Natronogracilivirga saccharolytica region ACACCGAAGAGGCGCATACACTGCTGGAGATCAACGCTTCGGAATTTGACAAGGATTACATTGTTGCGGTGAATTGGAAAATGGCCGAAGAGTATGTCCGGGAAGGTCGGGCAGAGACTGTCCCGGCTGAATACTATCACAATATGAAAGACGAAAATACCAGTGTAGCGGTATCCAATGTGCATGATGAGGTGCTGCTCCTGGATCCCCGCGATGCTCCGGATATGATCTATTTTCTGCCGACCCCCAAATCGCCGCACGGTGTGGATATCGATCCGACCGGCGAGTATATCGTAGGTGGCGGAAAACTGGCGACGGTTATTCCGGTGCATTCGTTCAGTCGGATGTTGGACGCGATCGATAATGACGCGTTTGAAGAGATCATTAACGGTATTCCGGTTCTGGAATATGAGTCCACGATTGTAGGTGAGGTGGAAAATCCGGGATTGGGGCCCCTGCATACCGAATTTGACGGTGACGGTCACGCCTATACGTCGGTCTATATCTCTTCCGAAATTGTAAAATGGTCGCTGGAGACGTTTGAAGTGGTGGATCGCATCGACTCCTACTACTCCATCGGTCACCTGATGATCACCGGTGGTGATACCCCGAATCCCGACAAGCGATATATGCTGGGACTGACCAAGACCAGTCGCGATCGTTTTCTTCCAACCGGACCCAAACAGTTGCACCCCGCCCAGCTTTATGATATCTCGGGCGATAGGATGGAAATGCTGCTCGATTTCCCGACGATAGGCGAACCTCATTATGCCCAGGCGATTCCGGCTGATCAGATTCGTGATAATGTCAAACAGATCTATGATCTGGACGCGAATAACCATCCCCATGCTGTCAAACGGACTGCTGATGCTCGTGTGGAACGGGACGGAGATGTCGTTCGGGTCTATATGACCAATATCCGAAGCCATTTCACCCCGGATAATATTGAGGGAATTCGTGTTGGCGACGAAGTCCATTTCCACCTGACCAATATCGAGCAGGACTGGGATATGGTACACGGATTTGCCATCAAGGGGTCAAATAGTGCCGAAGTGCTGATTGCACCGGGTGAGACCAAGACCATTGTATGGCATCCGCAACGTACCGGAATTTTTCCATTCTACTGCACAGCCTTTTGCTCCGCGCTTCATCAGGAGATGCAGGGTTATGTGCGTGTCTCACCGGCCGATACCGATGTTCCTCTGACCTGGAGAACCGGTGAGGATTGATTTTTCGCTATTCGAAATACGGCGTAAACCGTGGACAGGACTGTGACAAGTCCTGTCCTGCTAACTAAAGTTGATAAATGGCTTAGGCATATTTAACGGCCGCAATTGATTACGTATCACAATCAAATAACTATCCCATGAACAGGACCTCCCGTCTCGGATTATTTCTTGCAGCGTTGTTGCTGATTCCGGTTTTTTTCACTCCGATATGGAGCATAACCCTGACCGCCCCGCAGTATCCGGACGGCATCGGGATGTATATCTGGGTGAATGATATTACGGGTCACGAGCGACACGATATTCAGAATATCAATATTCTGAATCACTATGTCGGAATGCAGGAAATAGACCCCGATCAAGTACCGACCCTGGATATTATACCATGGGTTATTGCCGGTCTGATAGCACTGGCTGCCGCTGCAGCCGCCACAGGTTCCCGGTGGCTGGCATGGATCTGGGTTGCCCTGTTTATCATTTCCGGGGTGGCGGGAATGTACGATTTCTACATGTGGGGATACGAGTACGGACATAACCTTGACCCGCGGGCGGCCATCAAAGTGCCGGATATGACGTATCAGCCTCCGGTAATAGGCCGGGAAACGTTGCTGAATATTACGGCACATTCCTG contains the following coding sequences:
- the nosZ gene encoding Sec-dependent nitrous-oxide reductase, coding for MIQKTTIWKVSTVLLGIGLVSVLMYGCPSQTEMLDTGDAAQRVYVAPGEYDEYYAFLSGGYSGQLSVWGLPSGRMFRNIPVFSQDPESGYGYSEETKPLLMTSYGFIPWDDSHHPELSLTNSMPDGRWMFINANNTPRVARIDLTSFETVETLELPNTGGNHASTFATENTEYIIGATRFSIPYDMDMDVPIDTYSENFDGSLSFIGVDDETGEMSMDFQILMPPYHYDLGRAGKGPSADWVFFTTYNTEEAHTLLEINASEFDKDYIVAVNWKMAEEYVREGRAETVPAEYYHNMKDENTSVAVSNVHDEVLLLDPRDAPDMIYFLPTPKSPHGVDIDPTGEYIVGGGKLATVIPVHSFSRMLDAIDNDAFEEIINGIPVLEYESTIVGEVENPGLGPLHTEFDGDGHAYTSVYISSEIVKWSLETFEVVDRIDSYYSIGHLMITGGDTPNPDKRYMLGLTKTSRDRFLPTGPKQLHPAQLYDISGDRMEMLLDFPTIGEPHYAQAIPADQIRDNVKQIYDLDANNHPHAVKRTADARVERDGDVVRVYMTNIRSHFTPDNIEGIRVGDEVHFHLTNIEQDWDMVHGFAIKGSNSAEVLIAPGETKTIVWHPQRTGIFPFYCTAFCSALHQEMQGYVRVSPADTDVPLTWRTGED